The Leucothrix mucor DSM 2157 DNA window CTGGCCGGGCTTTATGGAAACGGTCGGTAATATTGCAGGGCCGCTACTGGGTTATGAGGTGTTAACCGCCTTCTTCCTTGAGGCGACGTTCCTCGGTGTCATGCTGTTTGGAATGGATCGCATCTCTAGTAAGTTGCACACCTTCTCGACCATTATGGTGGCGATTGGAACCACATTCTCCGCATTTTGGATCTTGGCACTTAACTCATGGATGCATACGCCAACGGGCTTTGAAATGCGCGATGGCGTGGCATTTCCGGTGGATTGGTGGGCGATCATTTTTAATCCATCATTCCCGTACCGTTTGAGTCACATGCTGCTGGCATCTGCGTTAACCGCGTCATTCTTTATCGCGGGGACTTCAGCGTATCGTTTGCTCAAAGGCGATACCAAGCGTGCGCCTAGAGTGGCTTTAAAAACCGGTCTGCTCACCGCGGCGTTGATCATTCCACTGCAAATCTTTGTGGGTGATATGCACGGCTTAAATACGCTGGAACATCAGCCTCAGAAAGTCGCAGCCATGGAAGGGCATTGGGAAACTAAGAAGGGTGTACCACTTGTACTGTTTGGGATTCCAAATGAAGAAACCCGCAGTAACGACTATGAGGTGTCTATTCCCAAGCTGACCAGCTTAATTCTGACGCATGATTTGAATGGTGAGGTACAAGGCTTAAATGAGTTTGAAGGCAACCACCCGCCGGTAAAGCCTGTGTTCTTTAGCTTTAGAGTCATGATCGGAACCGGTTTGCTGATGCTTCTTGTTTCGTGGGCCGGGGTCTATACCTTGCGCAAGAAAAAGGAGTTACCACGCTGGATGCTCCGTGTGGTCTTAGCGATGACCTTCTCGGGTTGGGTCGCCACCTTAGCCGGTTGGTATGTGACCGAAACCGGCCGTCAGCCTTGGTTAGTCACGGGGATTTTAATGACAGCGGATGCTGTCACGCCCATTGCGGCGAGTCATGTTGGCTTTACCTTGGCGATGTATTGCACGGTGTATGTGGTGCTGATGTGGGCTTATATCCATACCTTAATTTCGATGGCTAAACGCGCTGTTGAAGTCAAAGAGTATGCGGCGAATGAAAGCCCACGCTGGTCTAAAATTGATAATACAAATGCAGGCAAAAACGAAGGAGTAGCACAATGAGTGAGATGACTTATGCAGAGTGGCTCCCAGTCATTTTTGTGGGGCTAATGGGCTTTTCGGTTTTAGTCTATGCCATTTTAGATGGCTACGATCTTGGAGTCGGTTTGCTACTGCCTCAAGGCAAAGCGCACGAGGCGCAGCGGGATGTAATGATCTCGTCTATTGGTCCGTTTTGGGATGCTAATGAGACGTGGCTAGTATTGGCGATTGGTTTGTTGCTAATCGCCTTTCCGGCAGCTCACAGTATCGTGCTCTTTGAGTTGTATATTCCCGCCTCATTAATGCTGGTGGGCTTGATTATGCGAGGGGTTGCGTTCGACTTTAGAGCCAAAGCGGCAGTCAGTCATAAAGCCGCTTGGGATAAGGTGTTTATGCTGGGATCTTTGGCGACCACGCTGACTCAAGGCTATATGCTAGGGCAGTATGTGCTGGGCTTTGATGAGAGCACGGCGGCGATTCTATTTAGCCTGCTGAGTGGCGTGTGTGTGACGGCGGCTTATTCGTATATCGGCGCGGCATGGCTGATTATGAAAACAGACGGTGAACTACAGAAGCGTTCGATACGGTTGGCACGTTACTCTGGCTGGGCGACTTTTATGGGGGTTATTTCAGTATCGCTGGTGAATGCGTGGATCAATCCCGATGTGTTTGACCGTTGGTTTGATTTCCCGTTGGTGATGTTTTCATTATTAATACCTATGTTAACGATCTTAAGCTTTGTGTTTAACGACATGCTGCTGAAGCGCTTACCGAAAGCCAATGATCGCCACTGTTGGGTGCCATTTGTGTTTGTGGTGCTGATTTTTATACTGAGCTTTAGTGGGTTGGCGTTTAGCTTCTTTCCGGAGATTGTTCCGGGTCGTTTGGATATTTGGGAAGCGGCGAGTGCGACTGAGTCGTTAGGCTTTATTTTGTATGGCGCGGTGATTGTTATCCCAGTGATCTTGTTCTACACGATATTCTCGTATCGGGTGTTTCATGGGAAGGCGACTACGCTTAAGTATTATTAGTGTTTTGGGTTTGGGTGTAGCGCTCTTTGTTGATGCTAACGAAGGGCGCTGTACTGTAATATTTATTACTGTAAGAATTGTTACACTAATTAAATGGAACGCTATAAAGGCTAGCTACACTTAGCCAAGCTAAGTACAGGGATATTAAGCGCGCCTGTGTGCAATAGTCCGTGGTAAACTGAGCCTACTAAGTTTAAGGCTTCACTGCAGATATGGTACAACGAAAACAGCTCCCGATTGGCATCCAAACGTTCTCTAAAATACGTCAGGGCCAGTATTATTATGTTGATAAAACGGCACTGGCTTTGTCGTTAATCAATAACGGGACGCATTACTTTTTATCGCGTCCTCGGCGGTTTGGTAAGAGCTTGTTTCTGGATACCCTCAAGGAGTTGTTTGAGGGTAATGAGGCATTATTTCAGGGGCTGGACATCCATCCGAACTGGGATTGGTCAATCAAATATCCAGTTCTGCGTCTAACCTTCGGCAGTGGCAATTTCACCCTTGAGGAAAGCCTGCAACAACAAGTTGAAGAGCAGCTGAGTAGTCTGGAGAAAGCGGCGAATTTCAAGCCGGATAGCATCTCCTGCGCTGGCCGGTTTAAAGAGTTGATCAGTCATGTTGAGCAGCGGGCTGGCCAATCGGTTGTGATACTGATTGATGAGTACGACAAGCCTATTTTAGATGCGATTAATCAGCCAGAGGTTGCTCGTAAAAATCGTGATTTCTTGCGTGGCTTTTACAGTACGATT harbors:
- the cydB gene encoding cytochrome d ubiquinol oxidase subunit II; the encoded protein is MSEMTYAEWLPVIFVGLMGFSVLVYAILDGYDLGVGLLLPQGKAHEAQRDVMISSIGPFWDANETWLVLAIGLLLIAFPAAHSIVLFELYIPASLMLVGLIMRGVAFDFRAKAAVSHKAAWDKVFMLGSLATTLTQGYMLGQYVLGFDESTAAILFSLLSGVCVTAAYSYIGAAWLIMKTDGELQKRSIRLARYSGWATFMGVISVSLVNAWINPDVFDRWFDFPLVMFSLLIPMLTILSFVFNDMLLKRLPKANDRHCWVPFVFVVLIFILSFSGLAFSFFPEIVPGRLDIWEAASATESLGFILYGAVIVIPVILFYTIFSYRVFHGKATTLKYY
- a CDS encoding cytochrome ubiquinol oxidase subunit I — translated: MELDTLMLSRIQFAANISFHILFPTITIAMCWFLVYFKVRHEISGEPVWMRVYRFWVKVFALTFALGVVSGITMSFQFGTNWPGFMETVGNIAGPLLGYEVLTAFFLEATFLGVMLFGMDRISSKLHTFSTIMVAIGTTFSAFWILALNSWMHTPTGFEMRDGVAFPVDWWAIIFNPSFPYRLSHMLLASALTASFFIAGTSAYRLLKGDTKRAPRVALKTGLLTAALIIPLQIFVGDMHGLNTLEHQPQKVAAMEGHWETKKGVPLVLFGIPNEETRSNDYEVSIPKLTSLILTHDLNGEVQGLNEFEGNHPPVKPVFFSFRVMIGTGLLMLLVSWAGVYTLRKKKELPRWMLRVVLAMTFSGWVATLAGWYVTETGRQPWLVTGILMTADAVTPIAASHVGFTLAMYCTVYVVLMWAYIHTLISMAKRAVEVKEYAANESPRWSKIDNTNAGKNEGVAQ